In the Paroedura picta isolate Pp20150507F chromosome 15, Ppicta_v3.0, whole genome shotgun sequence genome, one interval contains:
- the BUD23 gene encoding 18S rRNA (guanine-N(7))-methyltransferase, whose product MTSSAARADDARRAKMAASGKRPEHRGPPELFYDEAEARKYTHNSRMIDIQSQMSERAVELLGLPEGRPCFLLDVGCGSGLSGDYISEEGHCWVGMDISPAMLDVAIEREVEGDLMLTDMGQGIPFRPGTFDGCISISAVQWLCNADKKTHSPPKRLYRFFSTLYTALARGARAVLQLYPENSQQLELITSQAMKAGFTGGMVVDYPNSAKAKKFFLCLFAGPSAALPKGLGTECSNEEPAQAKFVCERIRFKNAKGQSAKKSRDWVLEKKERRRRQGKEVRADTRYTGRKRRPHF is encoded by the exons ATGACGTCCTCAGCGGCGCGTGCGGATGACGCGAGACGGGCGAAGATGGCGGCCAGCGGGAAGCGGCCGGAGCACCGAGGGCCCCCCGAGCTG TTCTACGATGAGGCTGAAGCCCGAAAATATACACACAA CTCTCGGATGATTGACATCCAGTCACAGATGTCTGAACGAGCGGTGGAGCTGTTGGGTCTCCCAGAGGGCCGTCCGTGTTTCTTGCTGGATGTAGG CTGTGGTTCTGGCTTGAGTGGGGATTACATCTCTGAGGAGGGACATTGCTGGGTGGGCATGGACATCAGCCCTGCTATGCTGG ACGTGGCTATTGAGAGAGAAGTGGAGGGAGACCTGATGCTCACAGACATGGGTCAGGGGATTCCCTTCAGGCCTGGGACATTTGATGGATGCATCAG CATTTCTGCAGTGCAGTGGCTCTGCAACGCCGACAAGAAGACACACAGCCCTCCAAAACGGTTGTATCGATTCTTCTCTACTCTTTATACTGCACTG GCCCGAGGAGCCCGAGCTGTTCTGCAGCTATATCCAGAAAACTCTCAGCAG CTGGAACTCATCACCTCCCAGGCCATGAAAGCGGGCTTCACTGGCGGCATGGTGGTGGATTATCCCAACAGTGCCAAGGCCAAGAA GTTTTTTCTCTGTCTGTTTGCTGGTCCCAGTGCTGCTTTGCCCAAG GGCCTCGGCACGGAGTGCAGTAATGAAGAACCGGCACAGGCAAAATTCGTCTGTGAAAG AATACGGTTTAAGAACGCCAAAGGGCAGTCGGCAAAGAAAAGCCGGGATTGGGTGCTGGAAAAAAAGGAGCGACGGAGACGGCAGGGCAA GGAAGTGCGCGCAGACACGAGATACACCGGCCGAAAGCGGCGGCCTCATTTCTGA
- the DNAJC30 gene encoding dnaJ homolog subfamily C member 30, mitochondrial yields MALRGPGLRAPTRCWTLRSGAARGLSAGGSGAGAGSPSGLYELLGVPAGATQAQIKTAYYKQSFLFHPDRNSGSEEAAERFTRINEAYLVLGSVALRKKYDRGILSRQDVRTAGKPSGKEAPSSPPPPPRRSHPFMAGAPPLRHPNKPIFDFDKFYREHYGEQLERERFIREMRKELKRQREKDKLNAETLKDAVVVLVVLATIGVAFSAR; encoded by the coding sequence ATGGCCTTGAGGGGGCCGGGCCTGCGGGCTCCCACCCGTTGCTGGACCCTCCGCAGCGGGGCTGCCCGCGGGCTGTCTGCGGGCGGCTCAGGCGCCGGTGCGGGCTCCCCGTCGGGCCTGTACGAGCTGCTGGGAGTGCCGGCCGGCGCCACGCAGGCCCAGATCAAGACGGCCTACTACAAGCAGTCCTTCCTCTTCCATCCCGACCGCAACTCCGGCAGCGAGGAGGCGGCCGAGCGCTTCACCCGCATCAACGAGGCCTACCTGGTGCTGGGCAGCGTGGCCCTGCGGAAGAAGTACGACCGGGGCATCCTCAGCCGCCAGGACGTCCGCACGGCCGGGAAGCCCTCGGGCAAGGAGGCCCCCTCCAGCCCGCCTCCGCCGCCAAGGAGGAGCCACCCCTTCATGGCCGGTGCCCCTCCCTTACGCCATCCCAACAAGCCCATCTTTGACTTTGACAAATTCTATCGGGAGCACTACGGCGAGCAGCTGGAGCGGGAGCGTTTCATACGGGAGATGCGGAAGGAGCTGAAGAGGCAGAGGGAGAAGGACAAGCTGAATGCAGAGACTCTGAAGGACGCGGTGGTTGTCCTAGTCGTGCTTGCTACTATCGGCGTTGCCTTTAGCGCCAGATGA